Proteins encoded together in one Roseibacterium elongatum DSM 19469 window:
- a CDS encoding sulfite exporter TauE/SafE family protein, with the protein MLQDSLSLMPLWAFVAAVGVTLCAGFVKGAIGFAMPLIMISGLSLFLDPLIAIAGIILPIVLSNILQVARFGGAEAMATIRQYWRYILIVCVMIVIVAQFVTAVPTQLFYLILGVPVVVLSVIQLMGVTFHIPQHRRRLAEWGIGALSGALGGMTGTWGPPTVLYLIALETPKAKQMLVQGVVYGLGSVSLLAGHLQSGVLNLTTAPFSAALLIPAFLGMQVGFRLSDRLNPVVFRRATLIVLILAGANLVRRGLMG; encoded by the coding sequence ATGCTTCAGGACAGTTTGTCACTCATGCCTTTATGGGCTTTCGTCGCCGCTGTCGGGGTCACCTTGTGCGCCGGCTTCGTCAAAGGCGCCATCGGCTTTGCCATGCCGTTGATCATGATCTCGGGCCTGTCACTTTTTCTTGACCCTCTGATCGCGATCGCTGGCATCATCCTGCCGATCGTCCTGTCGAACATCCTGCAGGTCGCGCGATTCGGCGGGGCCGAGGCGATGGCCACGATCCGCCAATACTGGCGCTATATCCTGATCGTCTGCGTGATGATCGTCATCGTCGCGCAATTCGTGACCGCGGTGCCAACGCAACTCTTCTATCTGATCCTCGGTGTGCCGGTGGTGGTCTTGTCGGTTATCCAGCTGATGGGGGTCACCTTTCACATTCCCCAGCACCGAAGGCGTCTGGCCGAATGGGGCATCGGGGCCTTGTCGGGGGCGTTGGGGGGCATGACCGGCACCTGGGGGCCGCCAACCGTGCTGTATCTGATCGCCTTGGAAACGCCCAAGGCCAAGCAGATGCTGGTGCAGGGCGTCGTTTATGGTCTGGGGTCCGTCAGCCTGTTGGCCGGGCATCTGCAATCGGGCGTGCTGAACCTGACCACCGCCCCGTTTTCGGCGGCCCTTCTGATCCCGGCGTTTCTGGGGATGCAGGTCGGGTTTCGCCTGTCGGACCGGCTGAACCCGGTCGTGTTTCGCCGCGCGACCCTGATCGTGCTGATTCTGGCCGGGGCCAACCTGGTGCGGCGCGGCCTGAT